Proteins co-encoded in one Arachis hypogaea cultivar Tifrunner chromosome 13, arahy.Tifrunner.gnm2.J5K5, whole genome shotgun sequence genomic window:
- the LOC112737304 gene encoding calcium-transporting ATPase 4, plasma membrane-type isoform X2 → MLSKEVQEAGFGIEPDELAEIVHSHDTKSLERNEGVEGLAKRVCVSLQDGIHSQDISHRQKIFGCNQYTEKPQRSFWMFVWDAMQDLTLMILIVCAVISVGVGISTEGFPKGMYDGVGIILCILLVVFVTSISDYRQSLQFKDLDKEKKNVRIQVTREGKRQKVSIYELVVGDIVHLSIGDVIPADGIFISGFSLLIDESSLSGESEAVHVDHEKPFLLSGTSVQDGSAKMLVTSVGMRTEWGKLMDTLNEGGDDETPLQVKLNGVATIIGKIGLGFAVLTFLVLTGRYLLDKVKHHEIAHWSMDDASKLLNFFATAVIIIVVAVPEGLPLAVTLSLAFAMKKLMNDKALVRHLSACETMGSAGCICTDKTGTLTTNHMVVDKIWICEQTKAIKKGDGESVLKNFVPEEIFDLFLQSIFQNTGSEIVKGEDGKNKVMGTPTETALLECGLMLGGDSKSYNDKYKIMKVEPFNSERKKMSVLVALPDGTINKSRAFCKGASEIVLKNCNKVINADGKVVDLNEEQRKSIIEVIDGFACEALRTLGIAFKDMEGSSSESNGIPEDNYTFVAIIGIKDPVRPGVKEAVKTCLEAGINVRMVTGDNINTAKAIAKECGILTDGIAIEGPEFRNKSQQELEEIIPKLQVMARSLPLDKHKLVTHLRNDFNEVVAVTGDGTNDAPALHEADIGLAMGIAGTEVAKENADVIVMDDNFATIVNVAKWGRSVYINIQKFVQFQLTVNVVALMLNFVSACVSGSAPLTAVQMLWVNMIMDTLGALALATEPPHGGLMKRPPIGKDTKFITPVMWRNIIGQSIYQTIVLLLLKFRGKQILKLSDSDSTLLNTVIFNAFVFCQVFNEINSRDMEKINVVRGMLSSWVFLVVIASTVTFQVVIVEFLGTFAQTVPLSKDLWLFSVLIGAVSLVIAVVLKCIPVGTTDSHYQPASHDGYEQLPSGPDMA, encoded by the exons ATGCTCTCCAAAGAGGTACAAGAAGCGGGTTTTGGAATTGAGCCAGATGAATTAGCGGAAATTGTTCATTCTCATGACACCAAATCTTTGGAGCGCAATGAAGGAGTTGAAGGTTTAGCTAAGCGTGTTTGTGTGTCTCTTCAAGATGGTATTCATTCACAGGATATTTCACACAGACAGAAGATCTTCGGTTGTAATCAGTACACAGAGAAGCCGCAAAGAAGCTTCTGGATGTTTGTTTGGGATGCAATGCAAGATTTGACACTCATGATCCTCATTGTCTGTGCTGTGATTTCAGTAGGTGTTGGAATATCAACGGAAGGTTTTCCAAAAGGTATGTATGATGGAGTTGGAATTATACTTTGCATTCTGTTAGTGGTGTTTGTCACTTCAATCAGTGACTACAGACAGAGTTTGCAATTCAAAGATTTggataaagaaaagaagaatgtcaGAATCCAAGTCACAAGAGAGGGTAAAAGACAGAAGGTTTCGATTTATGAACTTGTGGTGGGAGACATAGTTCATCTTTCAATAGGAGATGTAATCCCTGCAGATGGAATTTTCATATCAGGTTTCAGCTTGTTGATTGATGAATCAAGCTTATCCGGTGAGAGTGAAGCAGTGCATGTTGATCATGAGAAGCCTTTTCTTCTATCAGGGACATCCGTTCAAGATGGTTCTGCAAAGATGCTAGTGACTTCTGTTGGTATGAGAACTGAATGGGGAAAATTGATGGATACTTTGAATGAAGGAGGTGATGACGAGACACCACTTCAGGTCAAGCTCAATGGTGTTGCCACAATTATAGGAAAGATAGGACTTGGTTTTGCAGTCCTAACATTCCTGGTTTTGACTGGAAGGTACTTGTTGGATAAAGTAAAACATCATGAGATTGCTCATTGGTCCATGGATGATGCATCAAAGCTTCTCAATTTCTTTGCCACTGCTGTGATCATAATTGTTGTGGCAGTTCCTGAGGGACTTCCTTTGGCAGTCACACTAAGCCTTGCGTTTGCAATGAAGAAACTTATGAATGATAAGGCACTTGTAAGGCACCTTTCGGCATGCGAAACGATGGGCTCGGCCGGCTGTATCTGCACGGATAAGACAGGAACCTTGACAACAAATCACATGGTTGTTGACAAGATATGGATATGTGAACAAACCAAGGCAATAAAAAAGGGTGATGGTGAGAGTGTCTTGAAGAATTTTGTTCCTGAAGAGATATTTGATCTCTTTCTGCAGTCTATATTTCAGAACACAGGCTCTGAGATTGTCAAAGGGGAAGATGGTAAGAACAAGGTCATGGGAACTCCCACGGAAACGGCATTGTTGGAATGCGGATTGATGTTGGGAGGTGATTCTAAATCTTACAATGACAAGTACAAGATAATGAAGGTTGAGCCTTTCAATTCTGAGAGAAAAAAGATGTCTGTGCTTGTGGCCCTTCCTGATGGCACCATCAACAAGTCTAGAGCATTTTGTAAAGGAGCATCAGAAATAGTTCTCAAGAATTGTAACAAGGTTATTAATGCAGATGGGAAAGTGGTGGACTTGAATGAAGAACAGAGAAAGAGCATCATAGAAGTAATAGATGGTTTTGCTTGTGAGGCTCTGAGAACACTCGGCATTGCCTTCAAGGATATGGAAGGATCTTCTTCTGAAAGTAATGGCATCCCTGAGGATAACTACACATTCGTAGCAATTATTGGAATCAAGGATCCAGTGAGACCTGGAGTTAAAGAAGCTGTGAAGACTTGTTTAGAAGCTGGAATCAATGTTAGAATGGTAACTGGTGATAACATAAATACTGCTAAAGCCATTGCTAAAGAATGTGGCATCTTGACAGATGGAATTGCTATTGAGGGACCAGAATTCAGGAATAAAAGCCAGCAGGAGTTGGAGGAGATCATACCAAAACTACAG GTGATGGCTAGGTCCCTGCCTCTTGACAAGCACAAATTAGTAACCCATTTGAGGAATGATTTTAATGAAGTTGTGGCAGTGACAGGTGATGGGACCAATGATGCTCCAGCATTACATGAGGCTGATATTGGACTCGCCATGGGTATTGCAGGGACAGAG GTTGCAAAAGAGAATGCGGATGTGATTGTAATGGACGACAACTTTGCCACCATAGTGAATGTTGCCAAATGGGGTCGTTCTGTTTATATAAACATACAAAAGTTTGTTCAGTTCCAATTAACAGTCAACGTTGTAGCTCTCATGCTAAATTTTGTTTCAGCATGTGTCTCAG GCTCTGCTCCTCTTACCGCTGTTCAAATGCTTTGGGTGAACATGATCATGGACACACTTGGCGCATTGGCATTGGCTACTGAACCTCCCCATGGTGGACTCATGAAGAGGCCACCTATTGGAAAGGACACCAAATTCATAACCCCTGTCATGTGGAGGAACATAATTGGTCAGAGTATTTATCAAACTATTGTCCTGTTGCTACTCAAATTTCGCGGCAAACAGATTCTCAAGCTCAGTGATTCTGATTCTACCCTACTCAATACTGTCATATTCAACGCCTTTGTGTTTTGCCAG GTGTTCAACGAGATAAATAGCCGTGACATGGAAAAGATAAATGTTGTAAGAGGCATGTTGAGCAGCTGGGTATTCCTTGTGGTGATAGCATCAACAGTAACATTTCAAGTGGTAATAGTTGAGTTTTTAGGAACATTTGCACAAACAGTGCCACTGAGTAAGGACTTGTGGTTATTCAGCGTGTTGATTGGTGCGGTTAGTTTAGTGATAGCTGTTGTCCTAAAATGCATTCCTGTTGGTACCACTGACTCTCATTATCAACCTGCTTCTCATGATGGCTACGAGCAGCTACCAAGTGGACCTGACATGGCATGA
- the LOC112737304 gene encoding putative calcium-transporting ATPase 11, plasma membrane-type isoform X1 produces MERYLRDNFYVQPKRPTSDALRRWRSAVAVVKNPRRRFRMVANLAERADAEQKRKKSQEKVRVALYVQKAALQFISAGNRSSEYMLSKEVQEAGFGIEPDELAEIVHSHDTKSLERNEGVEGLAKRVCVSLQDGIHSQDISHRQKIFGCNQYTEKPQRSFWMFVWDAMQDLTLMILIVCAVISVGVGISTEGFPKGMYDGVGIILCILLVVFVTSISDYRQSLQFKDLDKEKKNVRIQVTREGKRQKVSIYELVVGDIVHLSIGDVIPADGIFISGFSLLIDESSLSGESEAVHVDHEKPFLLSGTSVQDGSAKMLVTSVGMRTEWGKLMDTLNEGGDDETPLQVKLNGVATIIGKIGLGFAVLTFLVLTGRYLLDKVKHHEIAHWSMDDASKLLNFFATAVIIIVVAVPEGLPLAVTLSLAFAMKKLMNDKALVRHLSACETMGSAGCICTDKTGTLTTNHMVVDKIWICEQTKAIKKGDGESVLKNFVPEEIFDLFLQSIFQNTGSEIVKGEDGKNKVMGTPTETALLECGLMLGGDSKSYNDKYKIMKVEPFNSERKKMSVLVALPDGTINKSRAFCKGASEIVLKNCNKVINADGKVVDLNEEQRKSIIEVIDGFACEALRTLGIAFKDMEGSSSESNGIPEDNYTFVAIIGIKDPVRPGVKEAVKTCLEAGINVRMVTGDNINTAKAIAKECGILTDGIAIEGPEFRNKSQQELEEIIPKLQVMARSLPLDKHKLVTHLRNDFNEVVAVTGDGTNDAPALHEADIGLAMGIAGTEVAKENADVIVMDDNFATIVNVAKWGRSVYINIQKFVQFQLTVNVVALMLNFVSACVSGSAPLTAVQMLWVNMIMDTLGALALATEPPHGGLMKRPPIGKDTKFITPVMWRNIIGQSIYQTIVLLLLKFRGKQILKLSDSDSTLLNTVIFNAFVFCQVFNEINSRDMEKINVVRGMLSSWVFLVVIASTVTFQVVIVEFLGTFAQTVPLSKDLWLFSVLIGAVSLVIAVVLKCIPVGTTDSHYQPASHDGYEQLPSGPDMA; encoded by the exons ATGGAGAGGTACCTCAGAGACAACTTTTACGTTCAGCCCAAGCGCCCTACCTCCGACGCCCTCCGCCGATGGAGGTCCGCCGTCGCCGTCGTCAAGAACCCCCGCCGCCGATTCCGTATGGTCGCCAATCTCGCCGAACGCGCCGACGCCGAACAGAAGCGCAAGAAGAGTCAG GAAAAGGTCAGGGTGGCTCTCTATGTGCAAAAAGCAGCATTGCAATTCATTAGCG CTGGAAACCGTAGTTCTGAGTACATGCTCTCCAAAGAGGTACAAGAAGCGGGTTTTGGAATTGAGCCAGATGAATTAGCGGAAATTGTTCATTCTCATGACACCAAATCTTTGGAGCGCAATGAAGGAGTTGAAGGTTTAGCTAAGCGTGTTTGTGTGTCTCTTCAAGATGGTATTCATTCACAGGATATTTCACACAGACAGAAGATCTTCGGTTGTAATCAGTACACAGAGAAGCCGCAAAGAAGCTTCTGGATGTTTGTTTGGGATGCAATGCAAGATTTGACACTCATGATCCTCATTGTCTGTGCTGTGATTTCAGTAGGTGTTGGAATATCAACGGAAGGTTTTCCAAAAGGTATGTATGATGGAGTTGGAATTATACTTTGCATTCTGTTAGTGGTGTTTGTCACTTCAATCAGTGACTACAGACAGAGTTTGCAATTCAAAGATTTggataaagaaaagaagaatgtcaGAATCCAAGTCACAAGAGAGGGTAAAAGACAGAAGGTTTCGATTTATGAACTTGTGGTGGGAGACATAGTTCATCTTTCAATAGGAGATGTAATCCCTGCAGATGGAATTTTCATATCAGGTTTCAGCTTGTTGATTGATGAATCAAGCTTATCCGGTGAGAGTGAAGCAGTGCATGTTGATCATGAGAAGCCTTTTCTTCTATCAGGGACATCCGTTCAAGATGGTTCTGCAAAGATGCTAGTGACTTCTGTTGGTATGAGAACTGAATGGGGAAAATTGATGGATACTTTGAATGAAGGAGGTGATGACGAGACACCACTTCAGGTCAAGCTCAATGGTGTTGCCACAATTATAGGAAAGATAGGACTTGGTTTTGCAGTCCTAACATTCCTGGTTTTGACTGGAAGGTACTTGTTGGATAAAGTAAAACATCATGAGATTGCTCATTGGTCCATGGATGATGCATCAAAGCTTCTCAATTTCTTTGCCACTGCTGTGATCATAATTGTTGTGGCAGTTCCTGAGGGACTTCCTTTGGCAGTCACACTAAGCCTTGCGTTTGCAATGAAGAAACTTATGAATGATAAGGCACTTGTAAGGCACCTTTCGGCATGCGAAACGATGGGCTCGGCCGGCTGTATCTGCACGGATAAGACAGGAACCTTGACAACAAATCACATGGTTGTTGACAAGATATGGATATGTGAACAAACCAAGGCAATAAAAAAGGGTGATGGTGAGAGTGTCTTGAAGAATTTTGTTCCTGAAGAGATATTTGATCTCTTTCTGCAGTCTATATTTCAGAACACAGGCTCTGAGATTGTCAAAGGGGAAGATGGTAAGAACAAGGTCATGGGAACTCCCACGGAAACGGCATTGTTGGAATGCGGATTGATGTTGGGAGGTGATTCTAAATCTTACAATGACAAGTACAAGATAATGAAGGTTGAGCCTTTCAATTCTGAGAGAAAAAAGATGTCTGTGCTTGTGGCCCTTCCTGATGGCACCATCAACAAGTCTAGAGCATTTTGTAAAGGAGCATCAGAAATAGTTCTCAAGAATTGTAACAAGGTTATTAATGCAGATGGGAAAGTGGTGGACTTGAATGAAGAACAGAGAAAGAGCATCATAGAAGTAATAGATGGTTTTGCTTGTGAGGCTCTGAGAACACTCGGCATTGCCTTCAAGGATATGGAAGGATCTTCTTCTGAAAGTAATGGCATCCCTGAGGATAACTACACATTCGTAGCAATTATTGGAATCAAGGATCCAGTGAGACCTGGAGTTAAAGAAGCTGTGAAGACTTGTTTAGAAGCTGGAATCAATGTTAGAATGGTAACTGGTGATAACATAAATACTGCTAAAGCCATTGCTAAAGAATGTGGCATCTTGACAGATGGAATTGCTATTGAGGGACCAGAATTCAGGAATAAAAGCCAGCAGGAGTTGGAGGAGATCATACCAAAACTACAG GTGATGGCTAGGTCCCTGCCTCTTGACAAGCACAAATTAGTAACCCATTTGAGGAATGATTTTAATGAAGTTGTGGCAGTGACAGGTGATGGGACCAATGATGCTCCAGCATTACATGAGGCTGATATTGGACTCGCCATGGGTATTGCAGGGACAGAG GTTGCAAAAGAGAATGCGGATGTGATTGTAATGGACGACAACTTTGCCACCATAGTGAATGTTGCCAAATGGGGTCGTTCTGTTTATATAAACATACAAAAGTTTGTTCAGTTCCAATTAACAGTCAACGTTGTAGCTCTCATGCTAAATTTTGTTTCAGCATGTGTCTCAG GCTCTGCTCCTCTTACCGCTGTTCAAATGCTTTGGGTGAACATGATCATGGACACACTTGGCGCATTGGCATTGGCTACTGAACCTCCCCATGGTGGACTCATGAAGAGGCCACCTATTGGAAAGGACACCAAATTCATAACCCCTGTCATGTGGAGGAACATAATTGGTCAGAGTATTTATCAAACTATTGTCCTGTTGCTACTCAAATTTCGCGGCAAACAGATTCTCAAGCTCAGTGATTCTGATTCTACCCTACTCAATACTGTCATATTCAACGCCTTTGTGTTTTGCCAG GTGTTCAACGAGATAAATAGCCGTGACATGGAAAAGATAAATGTTGTAAGAGGCATGTTGAGCAGCTGGGTATTCCTTGTGGTGATAGCATCAACAGTAACATTTCAAGTGGTAATAGTTGAGTTTTTAGGAACATTTGCACAAACAGTGCCACTGAGTAAGGACTTGTGGTTATTCAGCGTGTTGATTGGTGCGGTTAGTTTAGTGATAGCTGTTGTCCTAAAATGCATTCCTGTTGGTACCACTGACTCTCATTATCAACCTGCTTCTCATGATGGCTACGAGCAGCTACCAAGTGGACCTGACATGGCATGA